AATTTTGCAttgttaaaacccaaatttgtagtagtgcaAAACGAAAACTGCATGACTTAAGCCTaagatacgagactattcatgcgTGTAAGTACAATTGCATATTGTACTTGAAGGAATTTGGCGATTTGAAACATTTCAAACTTGTGGTGAGTTTCGGTATAAGGTTAGTCCTAacaaaggaattttttttttgcataaggTATTACGCCACTTCTCATTGATACCGCGATTGTTTGTATCGCAAGAAAGCTCATCTGACATGAGAAGGCTCGCCTctctcattttcctttttttttacacaattctttttagattttttttttgaaattttcataaatataacaaacaactaaaatatttacggtacatgtaacaaaatgaaaaagcccatgaagttggccatttttttttaaatatttcgaGATATGCCCTTCccttttatcatctttcttctcctttttatcttcgattttttttctttccatcgtctttattctcttcatatttttttttcaaattgttatttggttcaaagtcatgtatcaaatataaaagatctagttttttcaaactgttatttggttgttcaagatcgtgtattgaatataaaagatcttgaagaAAACGTGGTAGGTAAATTAacaatcatgtacaaaaaaatcatcaaatctaaatgatcgtgtaccaaagaatctttaaaaaataatcgtatacaaaaaataaacgatcgtgtagccaaatctaaatgatcatgtatcaaagaatcttgaaaaaaatcatttcgatttggctacccaaatctaaacgatcaaatttaaacaatcgtgtaaccaaattaaatgatcgtgtacagagaatttttaaaaaatcgtttaaatttggctacccaaatttaaatgataaaatctaaacgatcgtgtagagaGAATCATGAAAaagaatcgtttagatttggctatccaaacctaaacgatcctgtaccaaataataaccaaatctagacgatcgtgtaccaaatatattacgtgcattgttgacgggggatttttggtatttttcattgtggacctgtgagctttttctattttcagaattattctatatagtgtaaatattttgctgctttgttatatttttgaaaaactgcctttatttttctatttttttgaGTTCTCAAGCGTAGCGAATGTTTGTCTTGAGTGTTGGTATTCCAGCGAGTCGAAGTGTTGTTTCCACCGATGAAGAAGGTTGTTTTATCATGGGGACGACGAGGTTATAACAATAACTAGCACCTAAAGCAGAGCCGCGGAACGTCTTAAAGAAAGTGAGTTCTGCGACTCAGTCCAGTTAACGAGTTTCTGTTTTGCAAGTTTATCGTTCTAACAAAGTGTTCCACCGAAACGGTATCAACAGTTTTCAAAGTATATTATTTTACTAATAAGtttttaaaacaatattattttaattaaaaatcaCAAGGGAAAGCACCGAAAGGGAAATATGAAAAACAAGGGGTAGCACTTTTAGCAACGTAATATTAGTTGCTAAAAGTTATTAATctttagggtgcgtttgggggaagggttgatttagggaaaggctagtgttaagataaaactagtgttaagttaaacctagttttatcataacccttgtttgggggaagggtttaaaaatgtagttttatgataatatgtgtttgagagaagggttaggtgggaagagttaatggggattttatgataaaatgtgtttgggggaagggttaggtagGGAGGATTAAtgaggattttatgataagatgtgtttgggggaagggttaggtgggtagtttaatggggattttatgataaaatgtgctTGAGGGAAGGGCtaggtgggtagttttatgggaattttatgataaaatgtgtttgggggaagggttaggtggtaggtttatgtggattttatgataaattttatttggggaaattgttaaatgggttgggttaataactttttttttatgtggtataatattttttaaattagattgtaaatatgataaaaaaatttattgcatacttttttacgaaaccctcgaatccgtcttattgcaaataatttgttgtatgtgtaatgttattaaataatgtccaaattaaaattaatttctgaatatattgtgagaaatttattacaattcattttttaaaaagacaaaaaaattattgaatatttatAATCGGCAATAGCGATGTCCTCctattttaaacctatataaatagccgttataacgcttttgaaaaattgtgactattttccttaatttaaaataaacattagcAAGGACGAAAATAAGTTCTTTACAATAGGAAATGCATAAATAGTCAACATCATAGACAAAAAAACGTAAGGAAATAATAAGCAACCCAGGTCCGTagaaacataaactatctcgtAATGTCTtgtaggaggactctacaaaatccctccctctcatccttaggcatgagtacgaaaccccgaaggtcgtccatacgagacaaaagatgcctttgcaataatgctctatccaaactcgtaagttctggcatctcacgcaatatgcggaagaattccgtgcgcacatggttgtcatttgcaaggttgTGTGCAGGCCACTCCGTAATCtgcctgagttgctcgtttgtttggtcgagcgtcagatgtatcgcttcaacatcgaagtctcgctgacttcccctcttcctcttggatccactcgatccggtcctaccctctaaagcgcgagaaggtcgggatgcacgtacatcgtcctACGAGAGGTCAATCCCCTGGCTGTACACGGGCGGGAactcctcgtttccatcccccatatcaaatctATCATATTCGCCATCAGGCTCGTTAGACCCGACGTCCGCGAATGTCTCAGTGGACCGATCGGTCGCCCTATCGCGACCAAAGACATATGTAAGTTTGTCGTAATACGGGAATGGTTTGTTCAGAAGTCCCTTCACTGTAGGATGCGACTGCGGGGAAAAAAAATATCACGTATGAGTACTCATTGAAAAATTGTTAAGTAAATGTACATTGTGAACGTTGTGTGAcgtttaaattattttccttaccctaacccaattatcaaataattccttctccgcaatgaaacatttctcttcatcgttccacccaaagccactgcacgctAGGCCCCACATTTCGGCAATGGCCTGAAATGTTCGCTTCAGTGTCTTAATTCTACAATCAATTACTATTGTTGCTCGGACCTGACATCCAAGTAGTTTCTCCGCGatcatgcgtaccaactgcgCAAGGTAACCTGGGCGGAACGTATCATTATCCGATTTCCATCCCCCCATTGACACCAACTCCATTAAACATTCCACAAGGGTGCCCTCCTCCTCCTCCGTCCAGACATGTCTCGGGGCACaatttgaggttgacatactgagaatgagaaattagatGGATTACGTAAGTAATTTCACAATTTAACAGTTAAAAAAAAGGCATGATACAAATTCATGGCACGTgtacatttcatatgcaacaACCCATATTACTTTTTACAGTACATTTTAGACATGATAGAATTTCAACCTTACAATCGAAAACTTGTAATGTAAAATTGTCTTAGCTAAGCGTTACGCAATTGCCAATCGGTGAACATCGATTCGACTATGTCgtcgcgccactgagaccactcgtttgttgtctcaatgtactgaatgtcttctgaagcgaTAGTCGTCGCGTACGTGGATTCTCCCTCGTCCACGTCGTCAACGTCCTCACAATATGTCATTTCCCTattgatcaaattgtgaagcaaggcACATGCTAGTATGGTGCGACACTAGACTTGcaggggatagtacgacttcCCACGAAGAATGGTCCAACGACCCTTGAGAACATCGAACGCGCGCTCAATAACATTTCTTGCcgaggagtgcttcatgttgaagtactcctttgcatttgttggcgcatttgcagcaccacgccactcttgcaaatagtaccgctggcctctgtactggtcgagaaacccctccgcgtttggataTCCCGCATCACACAGATAATAGTATCATGTTATTAAATGGTTCGTTTATGACCTTTAAATAGGTAAGTAGGAAGCGGCGGTGTTTTATTAAAGaagatataccctttggcacttgtagtccattttctcgtgaaagGGCATCACGTAGGATCCGCGAGTCTGCTGCGTATCCTTCCCAACAggcgaggacataaacgaaatcccctttcgtgtcacatACCCCCagaacgtttgtggcaatttcccccttacATGTTCTGAATGTAGGCCGATCTCCTGCGGGGACgttgacctttatgtacgtcccgtctaacgcACCAAGGCAATTCTGTAGGTTGAAATAAACACGTTGAAATAAGTGCGACGTACGTAAAGGTCAAATATAGTGAACTTCTAtgatgcccacctcgaaacacttccaacgttgatcattgcagttacttgttaccggaacagatctctttatcaactcctcgtacagtCGAAGAATAGCCAACAATACGATGTTAAAATGTCGAGATATTGTCTCACCAGACCGTACAAATTCCCGTTAGatgacgcggttcttcacgtcatgagcaagaacgtgcaagaacattgctagCACGGGCGGTGTATGTGGAagacgcttattgttgttcattaatagctccaacgttagtaaaatctgacgttgggccaacgtgaatgcagttaggactccaataaatgtttgttcatccattacaatgtatgtaaagtttcctaaaaaacatgtactaagtgaattagtacaatatcgatatataTTGTGAAAAGATCCATAAACTTAGTAATATCCATAAACTTAACTATTTCCATGATACATAACGTACGTACTCGAGACGATAGTATTTAAAAAAACCGAACAATAGTACTTAAAGACATATTTTCCAAGTTTATGAAATGTGTATTccattaatataatttaattagtaTCAAAATTTGTGATTATATTGAAAAAACACTATTAGTAAAAAGTTGTTGATATGCAAATTTATAATGATATTCAAAAAACACTATTAGGGAAGGGTTGTTGATATACAAATTTATGATCATATTGAAGAAACACTATTAGTAAAAAGTTGTTGATATGCAAATTTATTATCATATTGAAAAACAGTATTAGTAAAAAAGTTTTTGATATGCAAATTTATTATCATATTTCGTATAATTAAACACTTGTTTTCAAAAATCGATAACATtactaaaattatttatattactaAGAATTATTGGTAATAAAGTTTGAACTTTctacttataaaaaaaattgttaaatgtACATATTAGGTAGTGGAaaaacttttatattttttaaattacgaattgttgttaattaatttgatagTTAATACAAATTGttgttaatatttaattagacaattaattcaatttttgttaaatagaaaatgttgttaattaattgcatattttgtaaatacaaaTTGTTCTTactatatacaaaaaaaaaaaaagttaaaaaagaggAAGTTAATAAGAtacaatatttaacaaaattaaacaaaatgttctatatacatattataaaccGAAACAAAATGTtcattataaaattatacaaaacccaaaaaaaaaaataaataagaaaaaaatacagTATACAAAGCCTACAAACGGCCATTACAATAGTACCTCTTCGAATAGTAAACTCGTGAATCGCGACGTCCTACATAACACAAACAAGATGGTTAATATTTGTACATAACACACAATATAGAAGGTCtgaaaaaaatattacatatacataccttttATGACGACAAATCTTACCCCAAATGAACATTGAATGGGGAAACTGAAacaagaagttttttttttataaaattcatagcctcagagttttgattccattcaaaataatgaatggaattccatcatagttaACACATAAAAAACTAAAGGAGGACAGAAAGGTATAGCAAAAGGAGGACAGAAAGGTATAGCAAAAAGAGGAGACAAACATATAGGAAAAAGATCACAAAAACATAACAGAAAAGGAGGACAACAACCTAAAAGAAAAGGAGGACATAAACATATACGAAAAGGAGAACAGAAACATAtaggaaaaggaaaattaaaacatatatgcTAACACAAATGAAGAATCAGCAAACAAATGAAGAATTAGCAAAAGAATAAGGCAGAGTAAATGAACAAAAtcagagagaaaaaaagataaCTTACAAAAGATAAGTTAGAACCAGAGAGGATACAAAGAGAGACAagaatgcagtgaatgaaaagaggaaacgtggttatatataggggaaagatggggcaagttgaGAGGACTTTAATGGAGgcaaaccaaaaaataaagaccAAAGTAATGGACTGCAACTTATCTATCAATAAAAGACAGAGAATCTCTCTGCTAcaactgacataaagcatagcaAAGTCCAAAGAGTCAAAGCCTATATACTGAAAGCTATACCAAAACCATACAATAAAAACAGATGGAAGAGAAAACACTGGAAGGTATATAGAAAGGAAGACCAATACAGTATGAAAATAATAGAAGAATGTAACAATACAGTatgaaaagaatagaagaattgtaacaaaatttgtaagaaaataGTATGTAagaaaagaatacaagaatagaagaattgtaaaaaaaatagaagaattgtaacaaaatttgtaagaaaagaatagaagaattgtAACACATGGCCGGAAAAGCTAAAACAATAACAGAGAAGACATGGCAACAATACAGAAGACATGGCCGAAAAAGCAAAAGCAATAACAGAGAAGACATCACAATaatacagaacacatggccGGAGAAGGTTAAGCAATAACACAGAAGACATGGGCGCAATAATACAGAAGACATGGCCGCCAAAGGTAAAGCAATAACACAGAAGACATGGCCGCAATAATACAGAAGACATGGCCGCGAAAGGTAAAGCAATAGCACAGAAGACATGGCCGCAATAATACATGGTcgaaaaatgtaaacaaataacATAGAAGACACAACAGAATGCAAAGAAATACATAAATTCCAAAAGAAATTAGTTTCAATTCAAAATTggaactcatcatcggcttaAAAAAAGTTGGATTCAAAACTCtaatacctccctaccaagctccatCGGCATCCAATGGCAGAGTGAAGTTTCTGTCTTATCAGTGAAGGAATCACCAAATGCCAAGCGAAACACCCGGCCGCATAATGGAACCACGAGCGGCAAGGAGTAAAGAAGGAGGCAAAACTCTAGATTCCAAAAGGAAATCGTGTTTGGAGCCAACGACGTTGAACATCGACTTCAACAAACACAGAAATCCTTTCGGGAGTGAGAGAGATGGATGAGAGAGATGCAGAGAGAGATTCGGTGTAACGAAATCGGGTTTCATCGCGAAAACGCAACGACCGAATGAAGGAAGAAAATATACAGAAAGTGTGGGTTAGGatcgttgagggagaagacgaaacaaaacgaacgaaatggattaaaggatgaagagaAACAAAACGAAATGGAGCGGAGAACACACAACGAACAGAAACCctcgattcgttgagggagaagacgaaacgaaacaACACGCAGTCGATTCCTTGAGGGAGATGAAACAAATGGAGAAGACGAAACAAAACGAAGgaaatggattaaaggatgaagacgaaacAAAACGATATGGAGCGGAGAACACACAACGAACAAAAACTCTCAAatcgttgagggagaagacgaaacgaaacaACATGAAGTCGATTCCTTGAGGGAGATgacagaaagaagagaaaaacaaaaatattttcaatgaagaagggttgaggagaAGATTGAACATGGTTTCAACGTGGAAATGGAAGACAGATTGAGGGGAACGACGAAACCGGATTAACAAAAAGGGGGAAGACGCGAATCGGCGTACGAAGCGACAGATGAAAACtggttaaggaaaccctaaaactagggtttccttaacctTTAGCCCAaatgggggttagggttgggctaacctaagcccacagtcccaaccctaaccccaaatAGACCCTTAGTGTTGTCGGTATATACGTCACAAACTATTGTAGTAATGAGGAGCtaaattttgttgttaatattGATATTCTGCAACATGTGTTTTACAAGTGTTTCTATAAGTTGACTTTTAACAACAAAAATGGACTGCGAAATTTGTGTTACTAAATTCTTgaactaaattaatttttattttccataAAAGTAAAACTAAAAAGTAGAAGCCATATTACATAATTTAAGTGCACACATCTTCAAGGCAAAGGCCTCCAAGGGACCATTATTCATGGGTAGTTAGGCTATAGAACATAATTTAACATGCACACATCTTCAAGGTAAAGGCTCCAAGAGTCCGTTATTTATTGGTAGTAATAGATTTATTCATTAAGGGGTTTAAAAGGGGCCATTATTTATGGTGATAGTTGTAGGTTTAGTATTACACAACGAGCATCTTTTTAATGGGTGCACAAAATGATTGAGACTCCATCAACGGTTTGAGAGAGTGAGGATTCCTTCAAATATGGGATTTGTATCATTTCCTGTAGACACTTTTGATTGACATTTGTTCCATTCGTCACTATGAATAAGACTCGAGTTGTTTAATAAGTCGAAGATGTATTCCCAATGGTCATGTGCTTCATAATGTCCCTTTTCACGGATCTCAGTATATGCCTAAAGATTTTACATTAGACTCATTTATTTCTCAAGAAAAGTAGAGTTTCAAAACTTTCAGGAGTAGGACTTTTAAcatattagaaaataataataataataagggcacctaatatatatatatatatatctgtgtATGTTATGTATTTTAAAcacaataatataaattttttgcAGAGTATGAATTAGACCATTCTAAGAATAGGGTTAGAAAAAAATTAGCTGACCGTGTTGTCTGCAAATAGTCGATAATATGGATTAGACCATGCTACCATCCAATCACATACTTCACCATAGTTATTTAGACCACGATATACACAAGCCCCAGCAGAGCCTGATGGTACGACAGCAGTTTTGACATGAAGAAATGCACCCCACTGACCATTTGCAATCTCACTTGGGTAAGGACCAGACCCAATATGACCATGCCAACTATGTTCGCAAACGAATGTTATGGTATCACCAGTAGCATTGTAAATTAAGCAAAGAGTAGCAACTCCGTGTCCCCATTCTTCCCTCAATTTTTCTACATGGTCTCGGGCACTTCTATCTTTATTTTGAGCGTTCTTCATATTAAATGCCACGTACGCTCTATCTCGACGCGTTATTGTCTTTCCTTCATATTCAGGCATGGCCTGTAGAGTACTGTTCGTTATTGGATTACCAAAAACATTGTCTGCCATCTTTGAATATATTTCTGAAATAGAATAAAATGGAAGCAAATTCAATTAGACTTGCAAAAAATATAATCAAGAGATCAGGATGTTGAAAAATGTACTCAATTTAAGAGAAATAAaggaaaggaaagagaaaaggaagtttcTAAATCATACATTTCCCTCAGATTagaatgatttttcttttcttctttctttttgtgaTTTTTCATTGTTGGTGTCACATATTTATAGGGTTCAAAAAGTAATTCAAGaataaaagaagataaaataaaaatttaagagTGTGGGGCCTGGGCcaaacttttgtttttttatatgtCCAAGGAAGGCCACCTCTTCTCGCATTTGCTGATTTCACCGTGCACTTATGATGATAGACATCAATGTATTTCATAAcagatattttactatattttataaatatcttcgttagttttatcattttcaataatttttcttaatattatggtttaaaaattattttctaaaaaatatccAACTTCCAATAccatttaccaaaaaaaaaaaagtaagtatCGTTTTTTAAAATCACTTTCTTTGAAACAAATAGTCCCCAACAAAAAAAGGTTGACTCCTTttctttaaaacaaaaaagaaaagaaaaaataacatatCCCAAAGGTGGACCTTGCAACCTTGTTAAACAAAATGGGTTGCTAAAATTAATAGAAAATTGCAGTCTTCTTAAGTACcattatttaaatttcaaaaataaaaattaacatTCAAAGTGCTACCTTTTTTTTGTCTTCAAAATTtagtttgaattttaaattattgGTGATCAAGATATATAAAACAAGAAAACCAAGTTGGAGGTGGAAGTATTCTTTAGGAcgttatctttttaaaaatatataaatcaaaATTGTTATCAAAGTGTGcctaatttatttaattagacAACCATTTTTGTGAGAGGATAGTTGGGAAGCATCTTAAACAAAACCTAAATTTTGTATAGTAAGTTATTATTTCACTCGATCTCTTATCACTtccattatatttataatttcaaCATAAACTTAGCTTAATTGAGATCTATATGTATTTGTGAATAAGAGGTCTCGGTTCAAATTTCGATctttgtatttattattgccatatatttaaaaaaaaactatatttaaAATAAGAAGTGGGGCATTATTGTTTCACTCCACATTTTCCCACTCCAATTTAGTTAATAATAATAGGTGGGTTACTGTCTCACTCCACTTTTTCCCACCCCAACTAAATGTATAATCCATTCGAGTTTAGTGAATAGGAAATTCAAAACATTGATAACAAATTTACATTGGAAGTGGGAAAGATGGGGTGAGATAATACTGCACTCAATTCTTATTTTACACTGAGTTGGAGTGGAAAGGTGTTGTTATTTAGAGtggaaaataaattattaaatttagcATAAGAAAAATGTATTCGGTAATTTAGAATGGTTTATTGGAAGGGgaagttttaaatttagaatGATTGAGGTTTAGTCTTGAAATGAAAATTTGTACCGGCCGGGGTCGAACTTGTATGTAACATCCTATTATTTTGTTTGGGAATATATGTTAAACGGAGGGAGTCCAACTTTTGCATATAAAAATTTGGTTTTTATTTCACAGCAAAAATAGAAAGCTAATCATGCTTAGTTTAGCAAAGGATATACATCTCATTAATGACCCTAACCACATGCTTTAGTGAACAAGTAGAAAGGGAGGAGTGAAACTTACTTACCCTTGTACGTTATTCCCTCTCATTCATCACGAACAAGCTCATTCTTCGTAACCAACTTACTCAAGCTCCTCAACTTACAAAGATATGACCATGTTACCATGGCG
The sequence above is drawn from the Cucumis melo cultivar AY chromosome 2, USDA_Cmelo_AY_1.0, whole genome shotgun sequence genome and encodes:
- the LOC103487248 gene encoding 23 kDa jasmonate-induced protein-like produces the protein MADNVFGNPITNSTLQAMPEYEGKTITRRDRAYVAFNMKNAQNKDRSARDHVEKLREEWGHGVATLCLIYNATGDTITFVCEHSWHGHIGSGPYPSEIANGQWGAFLHVKTAVVPSGSAGACVYRGLNNYGEVCDWMVAWSNPYYRLFADNTAYTEIREKGHYEAHDHWEYIFDLLNNSSLIHSDEWNKCQSKVSTGNDTNPIFEGILTLSNR